The sequence TGCGCTTCAACATTCCTTGgttcactacattgcagatttttagtaggtagtcacgtgataccgtacacgcattctattggctgacagaagTCGGAAGTGCGCTAAATTCTGAGACTCGCGcaacgcagtgcacttccgtgtattaaagaaacacttttctctaaaacaaaagtgctttaaacagtccataaGAGTgaggggaaaggtaatacaggtagaaggtgatttaatatcagtatggggagggttcataaacgtttaaattacggtaaataataaaataaataatgcacaGTGCACCCGTGCACCCATTGTTGTCCCTTGGGGTGAATGCCTCCATCACCAGTCGCTCTCCTCTCTGTCCCAGGCTCCTGTTTTGTGAGGACCGACCAGCTGGACGGGGAGACAGACTGGAAGCTGCGCCTCCCGGTGTCGTGCACGCAGAGGCTGCCGACCGCTGGCGTGAGTCCcgaaagacagacagacgggaaGTCGGTCAGCTGACGACCTGTGTGGGTTGAAATTTCTGTCATGAAGGCAATCACAAGGAAGATTTTATTTGACCTTGCCGCAGCAGTGGGTGAGAGATGCGAGTCAACCTGTAGCCGGTTTGGTATGTCTCACCGGATCATAATTCAGTGATTAGTGATCATTTTTTATACAGTAGAGAGCggtgaaaaacaaagaactccttatggaaaaaaaaaaccgctATTTTATCAGATACATACGGTGGGAACGGCTCAGGAGGAAGCTTCTCATGAGCTCTGGCCTTGGAGACTAATAAGtcagataaaaacatgaatgaagtgGGCAGTTGTAATGAATGAGACACAAACGTGAAAGTCGGCGTTCTTCTGTGGAGACGGTCATTTAAGATGTTCCATCACACCTCACAACCTGCTCGAGTCTGTCGTTCCGATCACAGGCGATGCCCTGACAGAGAGGTCACAGGTTCACCTCGGGCCTCTCCACGGCGTCCCACCAGGGGAGTGGTGCTCGTCGACACTGATGAGTTATTTAATGCCCAGCATCAGTTTGGTCAGGACCAGCATAGAAAACGCGTTGATCGAGCTAATCAACAATAACACAAACTGAAGTGACGTTTAAATGAGCCACTTTTCATCCAAACGTGTTCCCCTGACGTGCGGCGAGCGTTTCAGACCCCGGCGTCgctccttcctgtctctgacGGCGACTCGTCTCTTTCCCGTGTCGTGTCTTTTGGCGTTTCAGGACCTGCTCCAGATCCGATCCTACGTGTACGCGGAAGAGCCCAACATCGACATCCACAACTTCATCGGAACCTTCACAAGGGTGAGCGGCTAACACGCTGCTAGCACggtgtgttagcattagctccaTGATGGGGTGCGACGATGAAGCTGACATTTCCtggagctgtttgtttgtttgtttgtttgttagttatCGGTGATGTCGTTGCAGGAGGACGGTGACCCTCCGGTGAACGAGAGCCTCAGCATTGAGAACACGCTGTGGGCCAGCACCGTCGTCGCCTCCGGTAAAGCTCCGCCTGACGCCGCGGCTTTATGTTCAGGAAGTAGCCACGGCCCATTTGGCTCTAAGAGCACAGATTTGATCCAGAGTTGTTGGTTTCCTCTCCTAACTGTCGAAAACTTAGCgggaaacaaaccaacaacctAAAAACGACGTAACTCTTGTCATCCGTTTGTGGACGTCTGTCGCGTCTGATTGTCAGGCTGGTTCATGTCCTCCCGTCCTGACAGGTGGTTTTATGGCCCTTCGGTGACTGTAATCATCACCACCCCCCTCCTTCCTTTCTGCAGGCACCGTGGTGGGGGTTGTGATTTACACCGGCAGGGAGCTGCGGAGCGTCATGAACACCTCCAACCCGCGGCACAAGGTACAGTCGTCTGAGCCGGAGCCTGAAGGCGACACCGGATCAGCGACTGCAGATGGTGTATTTGATTGAACCGATATGTAATCAATCAAGTGTGTGAACGATTAACAGTCGACACTGGAGGGCTGAGCACACGTCTGACTTTACTCAGTTGAGTTTATTTAGCTTGAATGATGTCACAACTGCTGGTCCTATCGGCCGATGTTCCCGTGTCGCTCCCGGCAGGTGGGTCTGTTTGACCTGGAGGTGAACTGTCTGACTAAGATCCTGTTCGGGGCCCTGGTGGTGGTCTCGCTGGTCATGGTGGCCCTCCAGCACTTTGCGGGACGCTGGTACCTCCAAATCTTTCGCTTTCTGCTGCTCTTTTCTAACATCGTACCCATCAGGTACGGTTCGGGTCGTCTTCAGTCATCCGTGTCGCGTGATGTGCATCggctaacgtgtgtgtgtgtgtgtgtgactctgcaGTCTGCGCGTCAACCTGGACATGGGGAAAATGGTTTTCAGCTGGATGATTAAGAAGGACTCCAAGATCCCCGGGACGATGGTGCGGGCCAGCACCATACCCGAGCAGCTCGGACGCATCTCCTACCTGCTGACGGACAAAACAGGTCAGAGATCCAAAGAGGAACGCTCccaggcccccccccccatagtcCTGTCATTCCCGCTAcgtcggggggtggggggtaaggttagggtgaGGGGTCTAAGTTATCTGAAAACACTTCTGATTGGAGTTCACCGTGTGAAGCAGTGAAATATAACTGCTGGGGATTTGCAGGGGAAGTATCCAGTAGGATGGAATTAAGTCCCTTCcttcccggggggggggggggtgagttaACCTGCTGCTTATTGGACGCTTAAATCATAAAAGAGCCCGCAGCCTCTCGTCCTCACACACCTTTTGAGCACAACACCTCCGCTACTGCACTTCCTCAGGCGCGAGGTGTTACGCGTCAGATTTACAGCCCCCTTGCCCAATAAAACGATCTACCGCTTCCCCCATCCAGACCGCCATAGGCCGGGCGGGGGGCGCGGGTCAGGCCGGGGTACACGCGACGCCCTTGAGGTCTTTTTGATAGATTGCCGGGAAATGCTTTTAAGGCGAGTGTGAGGATACAGGAGTTGTGTGTCGTGTCGAAAGGAAAGGgctcctggatttttttttttttattatatccGATTACCACATGTGACACATCGACCCCGTTCCAAACAGACGCTGTAGGTTCTGCCTGTAAACCCGGGCCTGGAGATTCTTCTCCAGATGCTGACGCTAGAGAAGTTAGCCTGTTTAGCATCCGAGCGCCGACGCTGTTGAATGTTCTTGTCAAATCGATTTGTTTCCCGTGATCTGGACCAGGTACCCTGACCCAGAATGAAATGGTGTTCCGGCGGCTCCACCTCGGAACGGTGGCGTACGGAATGGACTCCATGGACGAAGTGCAGAGCTTGGTGTTCAGCGCCTACAcacaggtaaaaaaagaaacaaacaaaagaaggtACAACAAGCACGAGGCACCGGTCCCGACCCAAAGCTAACAAAAGTCACatttagaaaacaaacacaaaactggAATTCCAGAATCTTGGGAAAGTGCAGAACAAACAAGCAGGAGCATTGTGTGGAGGAACATATCGGTCGGTGATTATTGTTTGGTCCAATGCTTCCTGACCTCAGATGACACTCTTTGTCCCCCCTGACACCAGAGGTTAGCGAAGCAGGAAACAGGATTAGCCCACGAGCGACGCGCTGACCGGGCTTCTTTAATGGCGCTGCCATTAACGCCTAAAAATAGCGCGGCCAGGGAGCAGAACGCTCATATTTACTTTACACATCTGGTTATGTTTGCTGGGCGCTGTCAGGCGACGACGGATGAGCCGTAGATTCTGGTCCGGTTAGCATCTCCGCCTTtaagtatctgtgtgtgtgtgtgtgtgtgtgtattcatgcgTGTTATTTTTAACCCAGCTTCACGTTAGCATGCCGCACAGATCTTCAGTTCGGTTCACGTCAACGTAAGCACCTTGACCTGTAAGCACCTATTTTAACTTGCCCCGCAGTCCGCACACGACCCCCCAGCCTCCAGGGCCCCCGCAGCCACCAAGGTACGCAAGACCATCAGCAGCAGAGTCCACGAGGCCGTCAAGGCCATCGCCCTGGTGCACAACGTGACGCCGGTGTACGAGGCCAACGGCGTGACCGACCAGGCGGAGGCCGAGCAGCACTACGAGGACACGTGTCGGGTCTACCAGGCCTCCAGTCCGGACGAGGTACAGAACCACAGACCGGACCGGGAGGGTCTAAGATCTACCAGAACCACAGACCACACTgggctggttcctgtcagaggagaGGTTCTTGTAGATCTGAGACTAAGACTGGGTCTACCTTTAGTCCAGAGTGAGAATTTAGAACATGACCTGCATGGAGAGGATCATTTCGCATTTATCATCTGTacttagaatagaatagaatagaatagaatagaaggTCTTTAATGTCATCAAACACAAGTGTACAACTCTTGGTGCAAAAAAGGACTCAGTTTTAATTATAacgtgcaaaaacaaaacacaggtacAAGAAACAAGCAATTATAGAAATATCTTTACATTGAGTCGTCAAAAGTGCTTAATTCAGTTCTCAGCGTCCTGCTGCTTTAATGGGAATGATAATAATagcagtaataaataaatagaataaataaataataaataaatctacaGGTAGAAACtaatttgaaaaggaaaaaaacttttGGAATCGACGCGTTTTTAAACCTCTTTGGGATGAGAAATGGTTCCTACTTTCCTCCTCCCGCCGTTTCGTCCATCAGATCGACAAAATATACGTGTTcgcattgatttattttcagccggggggggggggcagtcacTTCTTCTACTTGAACATCACTTTCTCAAGGACAAACACTGAACTCTGACACGAGAGCAGCTTCCGCTCGTCCTCCCGAGCGTCTCGGCTGCCTCCTTATCAGAGGGGATATTCGCCAGCATGAAACTTTTATTTCCCTCGATTATGAATTCCTTGATCATCAGGAAGAGCGCCGCCGAATCCCACTTCCATCCATTTCCTGCCGTGTAAATACGGATTTCCTTAATGTGCTCCCTGGCCCGCTGCGCTTCAATCCCCTCTTGCAGTTTTCTCTTTGATAGAACGTTGCGACACCTGATGCCCCCACAGATACCAGCTCCGCGCTGACGGAGATAGAATCCGTCTTTGTGACTCTCGGGGCCCGTCGAGACGCGCTGCTCGTGTGCGATAGCATCTAAAGCGAAGTCTGCTCTGCTTTCCTGCAGGAAGTCTGAGTATTGGTGTGGTTTGGAGCACAAAGAACACAATGTGAATGACTGGAACGCTTCTGTCCACCAGAAAAACCCTCGTATGTCcaggtttctttctttttttttttacctctcctGATACTTGGTGGCCAGACTGGAATATTAATATCATAGGTAACACAGATGAACAGCGGAACGTTGATTCACCAGGCAGAGTTCACATGTGAATCATTTGTCTCATAAACAACTTTCAGCCGTGTGGCAGTTGTGAGTCAAGTCAACCGGATCCACCGGCAGTCAGTCCAGTTTGGATCTGTGGccaatccacacacacacacacgcacacacacacactgctgctgctgctgctgctgctgctgctgctgctgctgctgctgctgcgagGAGGTTCTGTTGTGGCCTCAGCCAGACCCAAAAATGTCTCCACGGTGACTATTTCTACACTGCGGCTCAGCACCAGCTTCATATTTCCCAACCTGGATGAGTAACAAGACGGTCGTCTGAGCTTTTCTGACGTTAGagagcccccccctccccccattccACTCAGACGACATTTGTGTTTCCAAAATAAGGAATTTTTGACCCACAaaatttgagggtttttttttagtaatagTCTCATCTTCCCCcctggatgatggatgatagatggatggatgatgactGCGTGATGCAGCCTCCGGTCTGGAGGTTATTGTCGGCGGcgtctcctcttttttttttttcccttctcgcacacaaacaaaaaaaacgatgGTTTTAATGGATGTCGATCGTTGCGTCCTTCAAAAACTGTATTTTCAGTTCACAAGTGGACCTTCAGAGTCAATCGGCTCGAGCGCTGAAAATGCTGCAGTTATTGATTAATCTGAATGGATTGAACTGATGTGACTAAAAGCGGCTTTGACTGCTGTCGTCCGTTTAAGTGATCAGTAAGAGAAAGGCTCCATCATGAGGACGGGTAGACGTTGTATCAAAACATGgatgtttatttctatttacaAATGGATGCATAGGTAGATATAAAATTCTCCTAATTTCTCCTCACAATTTCGTTGTATTTATATaattgtataatgacaaataaagcttcCTCTTCTTCTAATGGCCTGCTAAACCCTTTCCGTGTCCTGCCGCTAGGTGTCGCTGGTGCAGTGGACAGAGAGCGTGGGGCTGACCCTGGTGGGTCGGGATCAGTCCTCCATGCAGCTGCGGACCCCTACTGGACAAATCCTGAACTTCACCATCCTGCAGATTTTCCCCTTCACCTATGAGAGCAAGAGGATGGGCATCATAGTGCGTGTGAgtgtaaataataacaataaaatcaataaatagatgacataatgttgtgttttcatcaaGAACAACagctttttggttttgtttcttaaGTCGTCTCAATTGCAACGGATGTCAGCtgatgctgagtgtgtgtgtgcgtgtgtgtgtgtgtgtctggggggaTTTGTTCAATTAAATGAGAAAACCAGGTTTGTAGTAATGAATATTGTGTGAGATCAGCCTCACCTCGCTGTAACCTCTGACTAACCCGATGATGGACTTCATTTTTGTTGGCCGGCCTGGAGCTCAGGAAGCTCCAGATTTTTTAAAACTCGACTTCCTCGTGGTAATTTTTCCAAAGCCTTTGTGAAAACCAAAATAAAGTTCAGGATTTCTAGGCAACACACCATCAGGAAGTAGAACATTTGAACCTCGACTGACGTGaatgtctgcagaaaaaaaaaaccatgaactTTAAAGTctaacaaaatatgtttttatatcGTCTTTATTAAAAGACGAtataaaaagtgtgtttgttcCATTCGTGTTAGAACACATATATGGGAATtagatttgaataaaaataacgcTGTAAGCTTGTTTacatccaaacaggaagtaacttCTTTTTGATGTAATCTTTTTTCAAGTAAACAAAAGCTAGTGGAGATGAAATGGTGTCATCTCCACATTTAATGgccttcatcagcatcttcatcagGGCTGTGGATAGTCTTCATCAGGGCTGTGGATAGTCTTCGTCAGGGCTGTGGATAGTCTTCATCAGGGCTGTGGATAGTCTTCATCAGGGCTGTGGATAGTCTTCATCAGgccttctgtcttcctgtctgtccagGACGAATCCACGGGAGAGATCACGTTCTACATGAAGGGGGCCGACGTGGTGATGGCAGGCATCGTCCAGTATAACGActggctggaggaggaggtgggttccatcttcatcttcatcttcatcttcatcacttcaCCACATGAAGGTTAACCTGCTGTGTGACCGATGCTGTTCTCCAGTGTGGAAACATGGCGAGGGAAGGCCTGAGGGTCCTGGTGGTCTCCAAGAAGTCTCTGACGGAGGAGCAGTATCAGGACTTTGAGGTGAGTCTGACTGGTCCTGATGGGGGCGGGGGTGTACTGGGAGGGGGGTGTTCTCGGGGGTGGGTCCCGGGTCGGTTCTGGACCAGGACTGAAGTCACACTCAGCCGGTCTGACTGTTGAACTGCAGAAACAAGAATACATGTCAGACATGTTCGGTCATTCTAAATGTCAGCATGGGACAGCTGTGTAATTAGAGGgtccagtccccccccccatccccaaccAGCACACACCCAGCCCCACTCATTGTTTGAGCAGGGCGGggctgtcccccccccccagccccaggCCCATTACTGAAGTGTATAATTGTGTGAGCAGAGCTGGTGGGCAGCAGTGAGTCACCACTGAGTCACACACAGAGTTTGTGTTCCTGCGTGAGTCACGCTCGGATTGTTTTTGCGTTATCTCACTCCCAAATTGCCCCTGGAGCTAGACGGCCGAGAGGGGCGTCGCCACGGCGACCACGCCGCTCGCAGGCCAGCGGGTTTAAACCGATTTGTGTTCAAAGTCAAAACGCCGATCGTTCTCTGTGCGAACAGAGAGAgtttgcacaaacaaacaaacaaaaacacacacacacacacacacacacctcctgtggTCAGCATGCAACCAATCCGATGGCCTTTCCAGGGTTATAGAGGCGTTacatgtgttcaggtgtgtgaaCTCCCCCAGGAGGATTCaggcagcagcaacaggaaatCCGTCAGAAAGAGGGGGCTAAATAGGGAACGGGGGGGGTCACTCGTCttaacattacacacacacactcacacacacacacacacacacacacacacacacacacacaccgaggtGACGTTGTGTGGATTCCTGTTGTGAAATGAGATTCTGATTCTGTGATTCTGCTCTCGTTGCCTGGTgaccataaccccccccccctcctcgtcTCATAATGTTTCTGCCTTATTTCTACTAATTCGACCACCCCCCCCTCGCTGCTCCCCAGGCACGCTACATCCAGGCTAAGCTAAGCGTCCACGACCGCTCGCTGAAGGTTGCCACGGTGATCGAGAGcctggagatggagatggagctgCTGTGTCTGACGGGGGTGGAGGACCAGCTCCAGACGGACGTCAGGCCCACCCTGGAGATCCTCCGCAACGCCGGCATCAAGGTGTGACTGCAGTGtgaccacaaacaaacaaacaaacaaacaaacaaacagactctTTACTGACTGGTTCTGCTGGTTCCTCTCAGGTCTGGATGCTGACGGGGGACAAGCTGGAGACGGCCACCTGCACCGCCAAGAACGCCCACCTGATCACCCGCAGCCAGGACATCCACATCTTCAGACCGGTGAGTGCAGAACCagacccccccctccatttACATGCATGTGTAGTGGGCAGCGGTCGATCCCAGTACGACCGGGTTCATCCCAGTTTAGGCGGCTTCCTGCCTCCGTCGGCTAGCGGCGCTGCAGACCCACGCGGCTCCTCCTGCAGCCGGGGGCCCTGAATAAATCACCTCCCACCCGCCGAAGCATCCAAGCTGCTGTCAAGCAGAACAAAACAGGCCTTCGCTGTAACAGAGGAGAAACCCGGCTGAACCCCTCCCAGCGGGGAACGCTCACAGGGCCCCGGCTTCCTAATTTGTTTTGCAGGTTTCACGCTCTCTCGGCGCTTTGATAGTCCGCTTCGGCCTTCCTCTCTGGAGCGGCGCCAGAACCCAGGGAGCGCCCCGCCAACGGGAGGAAGGTTACAACTTGCGCACAACCGCGGTAACTGGAAGAGAATAACAATGGTTGGCAAGGCTTGAAAACCTGGGTCCCAGCGGacgggtgggggtggaggtggagggggggggagtgCTGACTGGGCCTGCAGCACATACATCTGGATTAGCTTCCTGGTGGCCACCAATGGCCTGATTGGGACTGACGTATGAATAGTCAGCGGTTGAAGGATATTCATTCCAGAGCAGAACTCCTGTCGACGGATTAACACCGCGTCCTGTCAGCGCCGCCGTCTTACAGAACCTCACGGCTATATTTGAACGGCGCTGCTCGCTTTTATTGTACGGCTCCATTTCACGCCCTGTAGGTCGGTTTGTTTAACCCTCTGgaagctcaatgctaacatttaATCAATAGTTTGTTTTTAGCCGTATTGATTTTTAAACATCTAAATTTTATTCAGCTTCAGTTGAGCCAAGTTAGATTTTAAATACTAAAAAGAGATTTAATGTTTCCAACAGAATTCTAACTAAAGGTACTTGTCATACATCTGATCAGAAAGTTAAACATCAAGTAAAGAGTTATTGATTAACTTGATTCATTGATTAATTAAAGGCGGGATGTTTACTCCACCATGCGtcctttctgttttttatttttattctgcttcTTAGAATGTGTCATCCTTtcgtcaccatagcaacacataAATCATTCACATGCATTAAAGAATCGGTGCAGGGTTGCAGCTTCACGTTGACCCGCATAATGTGTATTGATTCCCTCAGCAGTAACCGATCGATTCTGATCGATGCGTTCCCGGTCGGTGGTGCCCGTGCGTTGGCCGCGATGCGTTCGGGTGAAGTCTGTAACGTGTTGCCTCCGGCGTCGCTACAGTCAGGAGGCAGACAGAGTGTCGTGTTCGATAGGTTTCTGCGTGCGAGCGTTTTTTTACGGATGTGGTTTCCACAGGTGACCTCGCGAGGGGAAGCCCACCTGGAGCTCAACGCCTTCAGGAGAAAACACGACTGCGCTTTGGTGATATCAGGAGACTCGCTCGAGGTGAGCTCCGAACGCCTCGGCTCTGCCTGCCTCCCTGTGGTGTCTGTGGTCGGGgcgagggggaggggggggtgaaccGTTGACACGCCTCGGCTCACCCGTTCCTCCTGGTGGGTTTCCTGCAGGTTTGTCTGAAATACTACGAGTACGAGTTCATGGAGCTGGCGTGTCAGTGTCCCGCCGTGGTCTGCTGCCGGTGCACCCCCACCCAGAAGGCGCAGATCGTCCGGCTGCTGCAGGAGCGCACCGGCAAGCTCACCTGTGCTGTAGGTGAGTGGAATAGAGAGCCGTCCAATCACAGTCTGTGCAGCTTGGAGTGATTTAACTCGTTTAAATCCAGGTTTGGCAGCAGAGGATGTTTAACTGCATGAACGTGAAGGTTTTTACTTCACTGTGTTTAATCTCATTCTgattcagaattattttttttttacgtggTGGAATGTTAATGCATTCCTCTCTCAGCCTGTGGGTCTGATAAGGCCGGCTGGAGGGCGTGTCGCCGCTCCCAGCTGGTCGATGTGCGCCGCCGATGTGAATCCTGACACCTCCGTGACTCCTGTTTTCTCTTAGGGGACGGAGGAAACGATGTCAGCATGATCCAGGAAGCCGACTGTGGCGTGGGAGTGGAGGGAAAAGTAAGACTCTGACCATCAGATGGACGCGCCGCTCTCACAGATATTCTGTCTGCGTTTCCTGTCAAGATCTCTCTCACGTTAGACGAGGGTTCCTCTATTGTCTGAGCTGAAACAAAGATGACAGGATGCGTTTTGATGTGAAAGTAAGAGTCCGTCCGTCCCTGTCAGGATGAAGCCATGGCgtcagttagcttagcataaagacgcTGAgcgagggcggggggggggctagCCAGGCTCTGACTCTTTAGTCCAACACCTTGTGTGTCGTTCACGT is a genomic window of Antennarius striatus isolate MH-2024 chromosome 2, ASM4005453v1, whole genome shotgun sequence containing:
- the LOC137605503 gene encoding probable phospholipid-transporting ATPase IIA, whose amino-acid sequence is MNDNIPLQPVRRLKRHDSKNRSGCCPWSRCCGMGDFRPRTVWLGHPEKREQRYPRNVINNQKYNFFTFLPAVLFHQFKYFLNLYFLLLACSQFVKELRLGPLYTYWVPLGLVLIITIMREAVEEIRCYLRDKEVNSQIYSKLSTRGTVKVKSSGIQVGDLIIVEKNQRVPADMIFLRTSERNGSCFVRTDQLDGETDWKLRLPVSCTQRLPTAGDLLQIRSYVYAEEPNIDIHNFIGTFTREDGDPPVNESLSIENTLWASTVVASGTVVGVVIYTGRELRSVMNTSNPRHKVGLFDLEVNCLTKILFGALVVVSLVMVALQHFAGRWYLQIFRFLLLFSNIVPISLRVNLDMGKMVFSWMIKKDSKIPGTMVRASTIPEQLGRISYLLTDKTGTLTQNEMVFRRLHLGTVAYGMDSMDEVQSLVFSAYTQSAHDPPASRAPAATKVRKTISSRVHEAVKAIALVHNVTPVYEANGVTDQAEAEQHYEDTCRVYQASSPDEVSLVQWTESVGLTLVGRDQSSMQLRTPTGQILNFTILQIFPFTYESKRMGIIVRDESTGEITFYMKGADVVMAGIVQYNDWLEEECGNMAREGLRVLVVSKKSLTEEQYQDFEARYIQAKLSVHDRSLKVATVIESLEMEMELLCLTGVEDQLQTDVRPTLEILRNAGIKVWMLTGDKLETATCTAKNAHLITRSQDIHIFRPVTSRGEAHLELNAFRRKHDCALVISGDSLEVCLKYYEYEFMELACQCPAVVCCRCTPTQKAQIVRLLQERTGKLTCAVGDGGNDVSMIQEADCGVGVEGKEGKQASLAADFSVTQFKHLGRLLMVHGRNSYKRSAALSQFVIHRSLCISAMQAVFSSVFYFASVPLYQGFLTIGYSTVYTMFPVFSLVLDKDVKSEVAMLYPELYKDLLKGRPLSFKTFLIWVLISIYQGSIIMYGALLLFESEFLHIVAISFTSLILTELLMVALTIQTWHWLMIVAELLSLASYVASLVFLHEFIDVYFLTTLSFLWKVTVITLVSCLPLYILKYLRRRFSPPSYSKLTS